In Lacerta agilis isolate rLacAgi1 chromosome 1, rLacAgi1.pri, whole genome shotgun sequence, the following proteins share a genomic window:
- the NDUFS3 gene encoding NADH dehydrogenase [ubiquinone] iron-sulfur protein 3, mitochondrial, which produces MFAAALGLARAGLRVTGRPAMLLQARFEGNTAVTQPTVRPKDEVTQKQLCAFGEYVAEILPKYVQQVQVTCFNELEILIHPDGIIPVLTFLKDHTNAQFKNLADLTAIDVPSRQNRFEIVYNLLSIAYNSRIRVKTYTDELTPIESAVPVHQAANWYEREVWDMYGVFFANHPDLRRILTDYGFEGHPFRKDFPLSGYVEVRYDDEVKRVVAEPVELAQEFRKFDLNSPWETFPAYREAPQPIKIEAGEKKGDAK; this is translated from the exons ATGTTCGCGGCCGCGCTGGGGCTGGCTCGGGCCGGCCTGAGAG TTACTGGGCGACCCGCAATGCTGCTGCAAGCTCGGTTTGAAGGGAATACTGCTGTGACTCAAC CTACTGTTAGACCAAAGGATGAGGTGACACAAAAGCAGCTGTGTGCATTTGGAGAATATGTGGCTGAAATTCTGCCCAAATATGTTCAACAAGTCCAG GTGACATGTTTCAATGAGCTAGAAATCTTAATTCATCCAGATGGGATCATTCCAGTTTTGACCTTTCTCAAAGATCACACCAACGCCCAGTTCAAAAACTTAGCTGATCTGACGGCAATCGATGTTCCATCTCGACAGAACCGCTTTGAG attgTCTATAATCTCTTATCCATAGCCTATAATTCCCGGATTCGTGTGAAAACATATACTGACGAATTGACACCCATTGAATCAGCAGTCCCAGTGCACCAAGCAGCAAACTGGTATGAAAGAGAG GTTTGGGATATGTATGGAGTGTTCTTTGCTAACCACCCTGATCTGAGGCGAATCCTCACGGACTACGGGTTTGAGGGTCATCCCTTCCGGAAGGACTTCCCTCTTTCTGGATATGTGGAG GTCAGGTATGATGACGAGGTGAAGCGAGTGGTGGCAGAGCCTGTGGAGCTGGCTCAGGAGTTCCGCAAATTTGATCTGAACAGTCCCTGGGAGACTTTCCCTGCCTATCGCGAGGCTCCACAACCCATCAAGATAGAGGCAGGAGAGAAGAAAGGAGATGCAAAATAG
- the KBTBD4 gene encoding kelch repeat and BTB domain-containing protein 4 isoform X1, with the protein MKGGASNYWRSDLSGNMDSLEETGGSSTEETGNSLTENYFVNYTFTDRSHSGRVAQGIMKLCLEDELFADVTISVEGKEFQLHRLVLSAQSCFFRSMFTSNLKEAHNRVIELQDVSESVFQLLVDYIYYGTVKLRAEDLQETYEVADMYQLTALFEECSRFLARTVQVKNCLQIMWLADQHSDVELYTAAKHCAKSYLSQLQETEEFLHLPLRLLTDIVSDGVPCSQNPAAAIETWIGFNKEERAGFSEILRSSLKEIGENVHIYLIGKETSRTHSLAVSLHCADDDSISVSGQNSLCHQITAACKHGSDLYVVGGSIPRRMWKCNNTTIDWEWCAPLPRDRLQHTLVSVPSKDAIYSLGGKTLQDILSNAIIYYRVRDNVWTETSQLEVAVSGATGVNLNGVIYLLGGEENDLDFFTKPSRLIQCYDTNTEKCHVKPYVLPFAGRMHAAVHKDLVFIVAEGDSLLCYNPLLDSFTRLCLPDAWSSVPSLWKIASCNGNIYIFRDRYKKGDASTFKLNPATSVVTVTSGLKVLLTNLQFVLA; encoded by the exons ATGAAGGGAGGAGCCTCAA ATTACTGGAGGTCAGATCTAAGCGGCAACATGGACTCATTGGAGGAGACTGGAGGTTCCTCAACAGAGGAAACTGGAAATTCCTTAACTGAGAACTACTTTGTAAATTACACTTTCACTGACCGTTCTCATTCAGGCCGTGTGGCCCAAGGAATTATGAAATTGTGCTTAGAGGATGAGCTCTTTGCAGATGTCACCATCTCTGTAGAAGGCAAAGAATTCCAACTGCACCGGCTAGTTCTCTCAGCTCAGAGCTGCTTCTTTCGTTCTATGTTCACTTCCAATCTGAAGGAGGCACATAACCGGGTGATTGAGTTACAAGATGTTAGTGAGAGTGTCTTTCAGCTCCTTGTGGACTACATTTATTATGGAACTGTAAAGTTGAGGGCAGAAGATTTGCAGGAGACTTACGAAGTAGCAGATATGTACCAACTAACTGCCCTCTTTGAGGAATGCTCCCGTTTCTTGGCTCGAACGGTGCAAGTGAAAAACTGTTTGCAAATTATGTGGTTGGCTGATCAGCATAGCGATGTGGAGCTCTATACGGCTGCCAAGCACTGTGCCAAGTCCTACTTATCACAACTTCAAGAAACTGAGGAGTTTCTGCACCTTCCTCTCCGTCTCCTGACAGATATTGTCTCAG ATGGGGTTCCATGTTCACAGAATCCAGCAGCTGCCATAGAAACCTGGATTGGCTTCAATAAAGAAGAGCGTGCAGGTTTCTCAGAGATACTGCGATCAAGTTTAAAG gAAATTGGAGAGAACGTTCATATCTACCTGATTGGAAAGGAGACATCCCGTACACATTCCCTTGCTGTCTCACTGCATTGTGCAGATGATGACTCCATCAGTGTTAGTGGTCAGAACAGTTTGTGTCACCAAATCACTGCAGCTTGCAAGCATGGTAGTGACCTCTATGTTGTTGGAGGATCCATTCCACGGCGCATGTGGAAATGCAACAACACCACGATAGACTGGGAATGGTGTGCCCCGCTGCCCCGTGATAGGCTACAACATACTCTGGTTTCTGTGCCCAGCAAGGATGCGATCTATTCACTGGGGGGCAAGACACTGCAGGACATCCTCTCAAATGCCATCATATACTACAGAGTAAGAGACAATGTATGGACAGAGACTAGCCAGCTGGAAGTTGCAGTGTCTGGGGCTACAGGTGTAAATCTCAATGGTGTCATTTATTTGTTAGGCGGGGAGGAGAATGACCTTGATTTCTTTACCAAGCCCTCTCGGCTTATCCAGTGTTATGATACCAATACAGAGAAGTGTCATGTAAAGCCTTACGTGTTACCCTTTGCAGGGCGCATGCATGCTGCTGTGCACAAGGACCTGGTGTTCATTGTAGCAGAGGGGGATTCGCTGCTGTGCTATAACCCCCTGTTGGATAGCTTCACGCGGCTTTGCTTGCCAGATGCCTGGAGTTCAGTACCATCTCTTTGGAAAATTGCTAGTTGTAATGGCAACATCTACATCTTCCGGGATCGTTACAAAAAGGGAGATGCCAGCACCTTCAAACTCAATCCAGCCACTTCTGTGGTGACTGTCACCAGTGGCCTCAAGGTACTACTCACAAATTTGCAGTTTGTGTTGGCATGA
- the FAM180B gene encoding protein FAM180B, with the protein MAQLLRLHFGACLWAALMLCVFAGSRRQTDEQIDLQDAADTNGIENAGIILELLWRGIEIMANETIKIEDEEFASLRPTKRLLRVFQHEIPKNPDSIEEYLDFLSQSDTPITPQEFKKLIITTVYCAYQIRSIQGLEKNLWINLFSQLVIEILRDLCKRFCSKESMDSVQLLASRPWQEMPVYISALKKFYQSSLARTQRDSHP; encoded by the exons ATGGCCCAGCTGTTGCGGCTGCACTTTGGAGCATGCCTGTGGGCAGCTCTGATGCTCTGTGTGTTTGCTGGATCCCGGAGACAGACAG ATGAACAAATTGACCTCCAGGATGCTGCAGATACAAATGGGATTGAGAATGCTGGCATCATACTAGAG ttacTTTGGAGAGGAATTGAAATTATGGCCAACGAGACAATCAAGATTGAGGATGAGGAGTTTGCCTCTCTTCGTCCCACCAAGCGATTACTCCGGGTCTTTCAGCATGAGATTCCAAAAAACCCAGACAGCATTGAAGAGTACCTGGACTTCCTCTCACAGTCTGACACCCCTATAACTCCACAGGAATTCAAGAAACTCATCATTACCACTGTCTACTGTGCTTACCAAATTCGCTCCATTCAAGGCCTGGAGAAAAACCTCTGGATCAACCTTTTCTCTCAGCTGGTTATTGAAATACTCCGTGATCTCTGCAAACGATTCTGTTCTAAGGAATCTATGGATTCTGTTCAGCTTCTGGCCTCTAGGCCTTGGCAGGAAATGCCTGTCTATATTTCTGCACTGAAGAAATTCTATCAGTCTAGCCTAGCCAGGACCCAAAGAGACTCTCATCCATAA
- the PTPMT1 gene encoding phosphatidylglycerophosphatase and protein-tyrosine phosphatase 1: MSCPNAPPRPEEAGGLAMVLSTLGPGAARVLFYPTLLYTLVREWLPGSQRPWFSRVDRSVLLGALPLRGRSRQLVEEQNVRGVVTMNEEYETRFLCYSSEEWAEMGVEQLRLSTVDLTGVPSLENLHKGVEFVMKHRASGNSVYVHCKAGRFRSATMVAAYLIQLHHCTPQQAIATILKIRPHIIIREKQMKLLEDFHTCVAVGTPAQQEPPKIQQGKNKPTHNVQNHPRKTSGS; encoded by the exons ATGAGCTGCCCTaacgccccgccccgccccgagGAGGCCGGAGGCCTGGCGATGGTGCTGAGCACGTTGGGTCCCGGAGCCGCGCGGGTCCTGTTCTACCCGACCTTACTATACACGCTGGTGCGGGAGTGGCTGCCCGGCTCGCAGCGGCCCTGGTTCAGCCGCGTCGACCGCTCCGTACTGCTGGGGGCGCTGCCTCTGCGGGGAAGGAGCCGCCAG TTGGTAGAGGAGCAGAATGTCCGAGGAGTGGTCACCATGAACGAAGAGTATGAGACTCGCTTCCTGTGTTATTCCTCTGAG GAATGGGCGGAAATGGGTGTAGAACAGTTGCGCCTTAGTACTGTTGATTTGACTGGAGTCCCATCATTGGAAAACCTGCATAAAGGTGTTGAGTTTGTGATGAAGCATCGTGCATCTGGGAACTCAGTATATGTGCACTGCAAAGCTGGCCGCTTTCGCAGTGCCACTATGGTTGCTGCGTACTTAATTCAG CTCCACCACTGTACCCCTCAACAAGCAATAGCCACAATTCTTAAGATACGTCCTCATATAATCATACGTGAAAAGCAAATGAAGTTGCTGGAGGACTTTCATACATGTGTAGCTGTTGGAACTCCTGCACAGCAAGAGCCACCAAAGATTCAGCAAGGAAAGAACAAGCCAACACACAACGTGCAGAACCATCCGCGGAAAACGTCTGGTTCCTAA
- the KBTBD4 gene encoding kelch repeat and BTB domain-containing protein 4 isoform X2, translated as MDSLEETGGSSTEETGNSLTENYFVNYTFTDRSHSGRVAQGIMKLCLEDELFADVTISVEGKEFQLHRLVLSAQSCFFRSMFTSNLKEAHNRVIELQDVSESVFQLLVDYIYYGTVKLRAEDLQETYEVADMYQLTALFEECSRFLARTVQVKNCLQIMWLADQHSDVELYTAAKHCAKSYLSQLQETEEFLHLPLRLLTDIVSDGVPCSQNPAAAIETWIGFNKEERAGFSEILRSSLKEIGENVHIYLIGKETSRTHSLAVSLHCADDDSISVSGQNSLCHQITAACKHGSDLYVVGGSIPRRMWKCNNTTIDWEWCAPLPRDRLQHTLVSVPSKDAIYSLGGKTLQDILSNAIIYYRVRDNVWTETSQLEVAVSGATGVNLNGVIYLLGGEENDLDFFTKPSRLIQCYDTNTEKCHVKPYVLPFAGRMHAAVHKDLVFIVAEGDSLLCYNPLLDSFTRLCLPDAWSSVPSLWKIASCNGNIYIFRDRYKKGDASTFKLNPATSVVTVTSGLKVLLTNLQFVLA; from the exons ATGGACTCATTGGAGGAGACTGGAGGTTCCTCAACAGAGGAAACTGGAAATTCCTTAACTGAGAACTACTTTGTAAATTACACTTTCACTGACCGTTCTCATTCAGGCCGTGTGGCCCAAGGAATTATGAAATTGTGCTTAGAGGATGAGCTCTTTGCAGATGTCACCATCTCTGTAGAAGGCAAAGAATTCCAACTGCACCGGCTAGTTCTCTCAGCTCAGAGCTGCTTCTTTCGTTCTATGTTCACTTCCAATCTGAAGGAGGCACATAACCGGGTGATTGAGTTACAAGATGTTAGTGAGAGTGTCTTTCAGCTCCTTGTGGACTACATTTATTATGGAACTGTAAAGTTGAGGGCAGAAGATTTGCAGGAGACTTACGAAGTAGCAGATATGTACCAACTAACTGCCCTCTTTGAGGAATGCTCCCGTTTCTTGGCTCGAACGGTGCAAGTGAAAAACTGTTTGCAAATTATGTGGTTGGCTGATCAGCATAGCGATGTGGAGCTCTATACGGCTGCCAAGCACTGTGCCAAGTCCTACTTATCACAACTTCAAGAAACTGAGGAGTTTCTGCACCTTCCTCTCCGTCTCCTGACAGATATTGTCTCAG ATGGGGTTCCATGTTCACAGAATCCAGCAGCTGCCATAGAAACCTGGATTGGCTTCAATAAAGAAGAGCGTGCAGGTTTCTCAGAGATACTGCGATCAAGTTTAAAG gAAATTGGAGAGAACGTTCATATCTACCTGATTGGAAAGGAGACATCCCGTACACATTCCCTTGCTGTCTCACTGCATTGTGCAGATGATGACTCCATCAGTGTTAGTGGTCAGAACAGTTTGTGTCACCAAATCACTGCAGCTTGCAAGCATGGTAGTGACCTCTATGTTGTTGGAGGATCCATTCCACGGCGCATGTGGAAATGCAACAACACCACGATAGACTGGGAATGGTGTGCCCCGCTGCCCCGTGATAGGCTACAACATACTCTGGTTTCTGTGCCCAGCAAGGATGCGATCTATTCACTGGGGGGCAAGACACTGCAGGACATCCTCTCAAATGCCATCATATACTACAGAGTAAGAGACAATGTATGGACAGAGACTAGCCAGCTGGAAGTTGCAGTGTCTGGGGCTACAGGTGTAAATCTCAATGGTGTCATTTATTTGTTAGGCGGGGAGGAGAATGACCTTGATTTCTTTACCAAGCCCTCTCGGCTTATCCAGTGTTATGATACCAATACAGAGAAGTGTCATGTAAAGCCTTACGTGTTACCCTTTGCAGGGCGCATGCATGCTGCTGTGCACAAGGACCTGGTGTTCATTGTAGCAGAGGGGGATTCGCTGCTGTGCTATAACCCCCTGTTGGATAGCTTCACGCGGCTTTGCTTGCCAGATGCCTGGAGTTCAGTACCATCTCTTTGGAAAATTGCTAGTTGTAATGGCAACATCTACATCTTCCGGGATCGTTACAAAAAGGGAGATGCCAGCACCTTCAAACTCAATCCAGCCACTTCTGTGGTGACTGTCACCAGTGGCCTCAAGGTACTACTCACAAATTTGCAGTTTGTGTTGGCATGA